The Haloarchaeobius amylolyticus genome window below encodes:
- a CDS encoding preprotein translocase subunit SecD: protein MNVRENWRVIALVVLLVGSGTVLFTPGLIAGATGPSNLQYGLELDGGTRIRAPVVGMTAEDVSYENFGQSSEISQARQGIADDLGVPLRDVYLRPGAGTAEVFNRSVGESEFVSALNQNGIQAAGGGQVTADDVREGVTEATRNQITRVLERKLEATGLTAGSVTTATTVDGTNYIVVEAPNQEPEELRELISDRGVVTVYARYPGPNGTMQEQAVITYEDLKNVGAPEQPDPATTSGSADTWQVPVVLNQQGAQQFARVMQETGFTGEGAGSRACGGDQRNQEGHCLVLVSEGNVTSTFSVAPSLANTIESGQFAEDPRFVMTTGAGPDAREKAREVSVDLQAGALRAPLDFQESQVFTLEPALAERFKLNSLLTGIVAVLAVSGVVYLRYGDPKVALPMILTALAEVVLLLGFVAAVRLPLDLSHIAGFIAVIGTGVDDLIIIADEVMDEGGVSSTRVFQSRFRKAFWVIGAAAATTIIAMSPLAVLSLGDLRGFAIVTILGVLIGVLITRPAYGDILRSLTTGEH from the coding sequence ATGAACGTCCGCGAGAACTGGCGTGTCATCGCGCTCGTCGTGTTGCTCGTCGGGAGCGGGACGGTGCTGTTCACGCCCGGCCTCATCGCCGGCGCGACCGGTCCCTCGAACCTCCAGTACGGTCTCGAACTCGACGGCGGGACGCGCATCCGCGCCCCGGTCGTCGGGATGACCGCCGAGGACGTGAGCTACGAGAACTTCGGCCAGTCGAGCGAGATCAGCCAGGCTCGCCAGGGGATCGCGGACGACCTCGGCGTCCCGCTGCGTGACGTCTACCTGCGCCCCGGCGCCGGGACCGCGGAGGTCTTCAACCGGTCCGTCGGCGAGTCGGAGTTCGTCTCCGCGCTCAACCAGAACGGCATCCAGGCGGCCGGCGGCGGCCAGGTGACGGCCGACGACGTGCGCGAGGGCGTCACGGAGGCGACCCGGAACCAGATCACCCGCGTCCTGGAGCGCAAGCTCGAGGCGACCGGGCTGACGGCCGGGTCCGTGACGACCGCGACGACCGTCGACGGGACGAACTACATCGTCGTCGAGGCGCCGAACCAGGAGCCCGAGGAGCTGCGCGAGCTCATCAGCGACCGTGGTGTCGTGACCGTCTACGCCCGCTATCCCGGCCCGAACGGGACGATGCAGGAGCAGGCGGTCATCACCTACGAGGACCTGAAGAACGTCGGCGCGCCCGAGCAGCCGGACCCTGCCACCACCAGCGGCTCGGCGGACACCTGGCAGGTGCCGGTCGTCCTGAACCAGCAGGGCGCCCAGCAGTTCGCCCGCGTCATGCAGGAGACCGGCTTCACCGGTGAGGGCGCCGGGTCGCGGGCCTGTGGCGGCGACCAGCGCAACCAGGAGGGCCACTGTCTGGTCCTCGTCTCCGAGGGCAACGTGACCAGTACGTTCTCGGTCGCCCCGAGCCTCGCGAACACCATCGAGTCGGGGCAGTTCGCCGAGGACCCGCGGTTCGTCATGACCACGGGTGCCGGTCCGGACGCCCGCGAGAAGGCCCGCGAGGTCTCGGTCGACCTGCAGGCCGGTGCGCTCCGTGCCCCGCTCGACTTCCAGGAGTCCCAGGTGTTCACGCTCGAACCGGCACTGGCCGAGCGCTTCAAGCTCAACTCGCTGCTGACCGGTATCGTGGCGGTGCTGGCGGTCAGCGGCGTCGTCTACCTGCGCTACGGTGACCCGAAGGTCGCACTGCCGATGATACTCACCGCGCTCGCCGAGGTCGTGCTGTTGCTCGGCTTCGTCGCGGCGGTGCGGCTCCCGCTCGACCTCTCGCACATCGCCGGGTTCATCGCGGTCATCGGGACCGGGGTGGACGACCTCATCATCATCGCCGACGAGGTGATGGACGAGGGCGGGGTGAGTTCCACCCGCGTCTTCCAGTCGCGCTTCCGCAAGGCGTTCTGGGTCATCGGCGCGGCCGCGGCGACGACCATCATCGCGATGTCGCCGCTGGCGGTGCTCTCGCTCGGTGACCTGCGCGGGTTCGCCATCGTGACCATCCTCGGCGTGCTCATCGGGGTGCTCATCACGCGGCCGGCGTACG
- the infB gene encoding translation initiation factor IF-2: MSDTDSSETDSASNTLRTPIVAVLGHVDHGKTSLLDKIRGSAVIEGEAGAITQHIGATAVPLDVVSRMAGSLVDPDDFDLPGLLFIDTPGHHSFTTLRSRGGALADIAVLVVDVNDGFQPQTLEAIDILQNTQTPFIVAANKVDTVPGWNANENAPIQQTYEAQSDRVRGDLDERLYSIIGELSDNGFSADMYWRVQDFQKNVGVVPVSAMTGEGIPDLLAVMMGLSQRYMKEAMAIDVTGPGVGTVLEVKEERGFGATIDLVLYDGIVREDDTIVVGGENEPIVTEVRALLQPRPLAEIRTESRFERVDEVKAAAGIKVAAPDLDEAMAGAPVRVVRDRDLDDVIAEVQAELADVAVSTGEEGVVVKADTLGSLEAMANALEEAEIPIVRAEVGDIAPRDVSVASTADDDLHRTILGFNVDVLKDAENRADIDDVRIYTDDVIYQLIEEYEEYVESTKQAQQDTVLQNIARPCRFQILPDHTFRQNNPAVVGVEILSGTLRKNQNVVKFEGNEPKRVGEVKGIQEQGEDVDEARAGNRVSVAIDGPTVGRQIEENDELWIELPEKHAKILEQELKEEIPMDEREALSFYLEKRRKVDPFWGK; the protein is encoded by the coding sequence ATGTCTGATACAGATTCTTCCGAAACCGACTCAGCATCCAACACGCTCAGGACACCCATCGTGGCTGTCCTCGGCCACGTGGACCACGGCAAGACCAGCCTCCTCGACAAGATCCGCGGCTCCGCCGTCATCGAGGGCGAGGCGGGCGCCATCACCCAGCACATCGGCGCGACCGCGGTTCCCCTCGACGTCGTCTCGCGCATGGCCGGCTCGCTCGTCGACCCCGACGACTTCGACCTCCCCGGCCTGCTGTTCATCGACACGCCCGGGCACCACTCGTTCACCACGCTTCGCTCGCGCGGTGGTGCGCTGGCCGACATCGCCGTCCTCGTCGTGGACGTGAACGACGGCTTCCAGCCCCAGACGCTGGAGGCCATCGACATCCTGCAGAACACCCAGACCCCGTTCATCGTCGCCGCCAACAAGGTCGACACCGTCCCCGGCTGGAACGCCAACGAGAACGCGCCCATCCAGCAGACCTACGAGGCCCAGTCCGACCGCGTCCGCGGCGACCTCGACGAACGGCTCTACTCCATCATCGGCGAACTCTCGGACAACGGCTTCTCCGCCGACATGTACTGGCGGGTCCAGGACTTCCAGAAGAACGTCGGCGTCGTCCCCGTCTCGGCGATGACCGGCGAGGGCATCCCGGACCTCCTGGCCGTGATGATGGGCCTCTCCCAGCGCTACATGAAGGAGGCCATGGCCATCGACGTGACCGGCCCCGGCGTCGGGACCGTCCTCGAGGTCAAGGAGGAACGCGGCTTCGGCGCGACCATCGACCTCGTCCTCTACGACGGCATCGTCCGCGAGGACGACACCATCGTCGTCGGCGGCGAGAACGAACCCATCGTCACCGAGGTCCGGGCGCTCCTGCAGCCCCGACCCCTCGCCGAGATACGCACCGAGTCGCGCTTCGAGCGCGTCGACGAGGTGAAGGCCGCGGCGGGTATCAAGGTCGCCGCACCCGACCTCGACGAGGCGATGGCCGGCGCGCCGGTCCGGGTCGTCCGCGACCGCGACCTCGACGACGTCATCGCCGAGGTGCAGGCCGAACTCGCCGACGTGGCCGTCTCCACCGGCGAGGAGGGCGTGGTCGTCAAGGCCGACACCCTCGGCTCGCTCGAGGCCATGGCGAACGCCCTCGAGGAGGCCGAGATTCCCATCGTCCGCGCCGAGGTCGGCGACATCGCCCCGCGCGACGTGAGCGTCGCCTCCACGGCGGACGACGACCTCCACCGGACCATCCTCGGCTTCAACGTCGACGTGCTGAAGGACGCCGAGAACCGCGCCGACATCGACGACGTGCGCATCTACACGGACGACGTCATCTACCAGCTCATCGAGGAGTACGAGGAGTACGTCGAGAGCACGAAGCAGGCCCAGCAGGACACCGTCCTCCAGAACATCGCCCGGCCGTGCCGGTTCCAGATCCTGCCGGACCACACGTTCCGCCAGAACAACCCGGCCGTCGTCGGCGTCGAGATCCTCTCGGGCACCCTCCGCAAGAACCAGAACGTCGTGAAGTTCGAGGGCAACGAGCCGAAGCGCGTCGGCGAGGTCAAGGGCATCCAGGAGCAGGGCGAGGACGTCGACGAGGCCCGCGCGGGCAACCGCGTCTCGGTCGCCATCGACGGCCCCACCGTCGGCCGGCAGATCGAGGAGAACGACGAACTGTGGATCGAACTCCCCGAGAAGCACGCGAAGATCCTGGAGCAGGAGCTCAAAGAGGAGATCCCGATGGACGAGCGCGAGGCGCTCTCGTTCTACCTCGAGAAACGCCGCAAGGTCGACCCGTTCTGGGGCAAGTAG
- a CDS encoding PRC-barrel domain-containing protein, producing the protein MSDILAENLSGKSVMGSDGTELGMLYNITMDLKSGRLNDLVVEPGEETPTRAIDYDRDESGRFRVPVDRVQAVKDYIVVQR; encoded by the coding sequence ATGTCCGACATACTCGCGGAGAACCTCTCGGGGAAGTCCGTCATGGGGTCTGACGGAACGGAACTCGGGATGCTGTACAACATCACGATGGACCTGAAGAGCGGCCGACTGAACGACCTCGTCGTCGAGCCGGGCGAGGAGACACCGACCCGCGCCATCGACTACGACCGCGACGAGAGCGGGCGCTTTCGCGTCCCCGTCGACCGTGTGCAGGCCGTGAAGGATTACATCGTCGTCCAGCGGTAA
- a CDS encoding NOB1 family endonuclease: protein MYVLDSSAFINEYHTSNDTATIPMVREELQDESVYRYDAMEGAGMHVHIPDEETTERVRRAARETGDLDVLSDTDVRLVAATFELDGTLVTDDYAMQNVAEKLNLAVEVIAREGIDERRDWRFQCAGCGREFDENKDRCPICGSELSRKNPSN, encoded by the coding sequence ATGTACGTTCTCGACTCCTCCGCGTTCATCAACGAGTATCACACGTCCAACGACACCGCCACCATCCCCATGGTCCGGGAGGAACTCCAGGACGAGAGCGTCTACCGGTACGACGCCATGGAGGGCGCCGGGATGCACGTCCACATCCCGGACGAGGAGACCACGGAGCGCGTGCGCCGGGCCGCCCGGGAGACCGGCGACCTCGACGTACTCTCGGACACCGACGTTCGGCTCGTCGCCGCGACGTTCGAACTCGACGGGACGCTCGTCACCGACGACTACGCCATGCAGAACGTCGCCGAGAAGCTCAACCTCGCCGTCGAGGTCATCGCCCGCGAGGGCATCGACGAGCGCCGCGACTGGCGCTTCCAGTGTGCCGGCTGTGGCCGCGAATTCGACGAGAACAAGGACCGGTGCCCCATCTGCGGGAGCGAACTGTCCCGCAAGAACCCCTCGAACTGA
- a CDS encoding CPBP family intramembrane glutamic endopeptidase — protein MSVRGRRVAGVAWRIAGAEVRRHGRRYVGSRHHEALLVLALVLLAPVFVLFVQGAMAVGRSLAAGDPATVSAARYYLPGVVVFVVVLGAIQAGRRVLSLDAREMMLTAVPVRTLVRGLLLADLFEWTVVFLVPATVLVLAVAVGAGSPVLAVVGTVAVAVLFVAAILFGYALGLLVRLGLRHVPLPTTFRSLLGALGGVTAAVVAGGLVAFAGSIAVHGPAPTATAGSGGGETFAPVSIPVATLPAGDPLSRLSWYADLLFVGTPAVETLTTATLVAAVAVVLTIPGSLTVISVFSPSFWYGDAPLSGDTRTRAGSQSVTAASPTRRVATRLWWRAVRAPHRHGFVFYYLFALGTLVVPAVVYPSLALALVGASFVLLGVWLAGALFCLNPLGEEEEMLAQHLLATLPTAVVLRARLLLGVVVGVPLVLVGTLLLALGPLSLVDAAALGGYWLALTLASAAFALGVGSLAPRYTPVRLFARVESVAPSVTAIVYHLVVTTVLVAAGPALVLTGFDLLLVGGFLLGLLVLVTDGSYRYALESFEATGRDPGRVRWSRRLAVHLAVGVAVIGSLVSSAVGLAVLVLLPGQAVTDLVLLFVAGYLGYLLVALLILEGFGDGIRGMDLYWLSDSDIRHVILGIAATGTVEMGVVAMAWYFELPVAEETLTAYAAVGGTGLLLSILPLVLLVNGPIEELMFRGVIQRNLDRSFTTAGAVMVGSAVFALAHLPMYSGTPAAVGMALAQLFAISIVWGTVYARTHNLAVPMLCHGVSNALAVALLLL, from the coding sequence ATGAGCGTCCGCGGTCGGCGGGTGGCGGGCGTCGCCTGGCGTATCGCTGGCGCGGAGGTCCGCCGGCACGGCCGCCGGTACGTCGGGAGTCGCCACCACGAGGCGCTGCTCGTGCTCGCGCTCGTGCTGCTCGCGCCGGTGTTCGTCCTGTTCGTGCAGGGCGCCATGGCGGTCGGGCGGTCGCTGGCGGCCGGCGACCCGGCGACGGTCAGCGCCGCCCGGTACTACCTGCCCGGCGTGGTCGTCTTCGTGGTCGTGCTGGGCGCCATCCAGGCCGGGCGGCGGGTGCTCTCGCTCGACGCCAGAGAGATGATGCTGACCGCGGTCCCGGTGCGGACGCTCGTCCGCGGGCTCCTGCTCGCCGACCTGTTCGAGTGGACCGTGGTCTTCCTCGTGCCGGCGACGGTGCTGGTGCTGGCGGTCGCCGTCGGCGCCGGGTCGCCGGTCCTCGCCGTCGTCGGGACGGTCGCGGTCGCGGTGCTGTTCGTCGCGGCCATCCTGTTCGGCTACGCGCTGGGCCTGCTGGTCCGGCTGGGCCTGCGCCACGTCCCGTTGCCGACCACCTTCCGGTCCCTGCTGGGCGCACTGGGCGGCGTGACCGCGGCGGTCGTCGCGGGCGGCCTCGTCGCGTTCGCCGGCAGCATCGCGGTCCACGGTCCGGCCCCGACCGCCACCGCCGGCAGCGGGGGCGGCGAGACCTTCGCACCGGTCTCCATCCCCGTCGCGACGCTGCCCGCGGGCGACCCACTCTCGCGGCTCTCGTGGTACGCCGACCTGCTGTTCGTGGGCACGCCCGCGGTGGAGACCCTGACGACCGCGACGCTGGTCGCGGCCGTGGCCGTCGTGCTGACCATCCCCGGCAGCCTGACGGTCATCTCGGTGTTCTCGCCGAGCTTCTGGTACGGTGACGCGCCGCTGTCGGGCGACACCCGGACGCGTGCCGGTTCGCAGTCGGTGACGGCGGCCTCTCCCACCCGGCGGGTCGCAACCCGGCTCTGGTGGCGCGCCGTCCGCGCCCCGCACCGCCACGGGTTCGTGTTCTACTACCTGTTCGCGCTCGGGACGCTGGTCGTCCCGGCCGTGGTGTACCCGTCGCTCGCGCTGGCGCTCGTGGGCGCGTCGTTCGTCCTCCTCGGGGTCTGGCTCGCCGGGGCGCTGTTCTGCCTGAACCCCCTCGGCGAGGAGGAGGAGATGCTCGCCCAGCACCTGCTGGCGACGCTGCCGACCGCGGTCGTCCTCCGGGCGCGGCTGCTCCTCGGCGTGGTCGTCGGGGTCCCCCTCGTGCTGGTCGGGACGCTGTTGCTCGCGCTGGGGCCGCTGTCGCTGGTCGACGCCGCGGCGCTCGGGGGCTACTGGCTGGCGCTCACGCTCGCCAGCGCGGCCTTCGCCCTCGGCGTCGGGTCGCTCGCGCCCCGGTACACCCCGGTCCGGCTGTTCGCCCGGGTCGAGAGCGTCGCGCCCTCGGTGACCGCCATCGTCTACCACCTCGTCGTCACGACGGTGCTCGTCGCGGCCGGCCCGGCGCTGGTGCTCACCGGCTTCGACCTGCTGCTCGTCGGCGGCTTCCTGCTCGGCCTGCTGGTGCTCGTGACCGACGGTTCGTACCGCTACGCCCTCGAATCGTTCGAGGCCACCGGCCGCGACCCCGGGCGCGTCCGCTGGTCGCGCCGGCTCGCGGTCCACCTCGCGGTCGGCGTCGCGGTCATCGGGTCGCTTGTCTCCTCGGCGGTCGGACTGGCCGTCCTCGTCCTCCTGCCCGGGCAGGCCGTCACCGACCTCGTCCTGCTGTTCGTCGCGGGCTACCTCGGCTACCTGCTCGTCGCGCTCTTGATCCTCGAGGGGTTCGGCGACGGCATCCGCGGGATGGACCTCTACTGGCTCTCGGACTCGGACATCAGGCACGTCATCCTCGGCATCGCGGCGACCGGGACCGTCGAGATGGGCGTGGTCGCGATGGCGTGGTACTTCGAGCTCCCGGTGGCCGAGGAGACGCTGACCGCCTACGCCGCCGTCGGCGGCACCGGCCTCCTGCTCTCCATCCTCCCGCTGGTGTTGCTCGTCAACGGTCCCATCGAGGAGCTGATGTTCCGCGGCGTCATCCAGCGCAACCTCGACCGTTCGTTCACCACGGCCGGCGCGGTGATGGTCGGCTCGGCCGTCTTCGCGCTCGCGCACCTGCCGATGTACTCCGGGACCCCCGCCGCCGTCGGGATGGCGCTCGCCCAGCTCTTCGCCATCTCCATCGTCTGGGGGACGGTGTACGCCCGCACCCACAACCTCGCGGTGCCGATGCTCTGTCACGGCGTGAGCAACGCGCTCGCGGTCGCCCTGCTGTTGCTGTGA
- a CDS encoding glucose-6-phosphate isomerase, with amino-acid sequence MYVDIGNALAEEASPGISRDALERLDTQVAAAHERIEAGIADHEHGYAALDLPRTVDTDAIENAVAPFDDSEAVLNVGIGGSALGAATVADALESDVDAYFLDNVDPEHVSALLADLPLEKTTVNVVSRSGTTAETLANFLVVQDAMESAGVDWTDRTFVTTGESGPLRTLSDRHDLPSLPVPDGVPGRFSALSTVGLACAAIQGHDLDALVAGAADQQAKLSGSLFDSPAYAYGAISYALDVRGASVNAMMPYAESLETYAEWFAQLWAESLGKDGLGQTPARALGATDQHSQLQLYRAGPRDKMVTLVRPREYDDTTIPETEFDDLAYLGGKGLGTLLDAEFEATEASLAAAGRPNVRVELDRVDERGVGSLLYGMEAACVMAGELYGVDTFVQPAVEWGKKAARGLLGGGDFEEADAVAAKTELRIE; translated from the coding sequence ATGTACGTCGACATCGGGAACGCGCTGGCCGAGGAGGCGTCGCCGGGTATCTCCCGGGACGCGCTGGAGCGCCTGGACACACAGGTCGCCGCGGCGCACGAGCGAATCGAGGCAGGCATCGCGGACCACGAGCACGGGTACGCCGCGCTCGACCTGCCCCGGACCGTGGACACCGACGCCATCGAGAACGCGGTCGCGCCCTTCGACGACAGCGAGGCGGTCCTGAACGTCGGCATCGGCGGGAGCGCGCTCGGCGCGGCGACCGTCGCCGACGCCCTGGAGAGCGACGTGGACGCCTACTTCCTCGACAACGTCGACCCCGAGCACGTCTCGGCGCTGCTGGCGGACCTGCCCCTCGAGAAGACGACCGTGAACGTCGTCTCCCGCTCGGGCACCACCGCGGAGACGCTGGCGAACTTCCTCGTCGTGCAGGACGCGATGGAGTCCGCGGGCGTGGACTGGACCGACCGGACCTTCGTCACGACCGGCGAGTCGGGGCCCCTCCGGACGCTCTCGGACCGCCACGACCTGCCCTCGCTCCCTGTCCCGGACGGCGTTCCGGGGCGGTTCTCGGCACTCTCGACGGTCGGGCTGGCCTGTGCGGCCATCCAGGGCCACGACCTGGACGCGCTCGTCGCCGGTGCCGCCGACCAGCAGGCGAAGCTCTCGGGCTCGCTGTTCGACTCGCCCGCCTACGCCTACGGCGCCATCTCCTACGCCCTGGACGTCCGGGGCGCGTCGGTCAACGCGATGATGCCCTACGCCGAGTCGCTGGAGACCTACGCCGAGTGGTTCGCCCAGCTGTGGGCCGAGAGCCTGGGCAAGGACGGCCTCGGACAGACGCCAGCCCGGGCGCTCGGCGCGACCGACCAGCACTCCCAGCTCCAGCTCTACCGCGCCGGCCCCCGCGACAAGATGGTGACCCTCGTCCGCCCCCGCGAGTACGACGACACCACCATCCCCGAGACCGAGTTCGACGACCTCGCGTACCTCGGCGGGAAGGGCCTCGGCACCCTGCTCGACGCCGAGTTCGAGGCCACCGAGGCCAGCCTCGCCGCCGCGGGCCGCCCGAACGTCCGGGTCGAACTCGACCGCGTGGACGAACGCGGCGTCGGGTCGCTCCTGTACGGCATGGAGGCCGCCTGCGTCATGGCCGGCGAACTCTACGGCGTCGACACGTTCGTCCAGCCCGCCGTCGAGTGGGGCAAGAAGGCCGCCCGCGGCCTGCTCGGGGGCGGCGACTTCGAGGAAGCCGACGCCGTCGCCGCGAAGACCGAACTGCGCATCGAGTGA
- a CDS encoding CPBP family intramembrane glutamic endopeptidase — protein sequence MDDSLVDRSGSPSPPKVTPAMTAKTVFRFALLGFASLPVLVAYQLVLYVGAVSVFGPIPTTGPRAQIISVLSLGLGTLTLAVAYLKYSDREWSFVDLRFPTLRDVGWALGGFVILLLGFVAITSLINALGLSTAQHSTAQQAQQGDPALLLPLIPLSLLVIGPGEELLYRNVIQKSLYDHFSRVGAVVVASAIFALVHIPAYATGGGVGAMATSLAVIFVLALVLGGVYARTDNVLVPAFIHGAYNALSFAATYVDLTNTPVENAIVTLATLV from the coding sequence ATGGACGATTCGCTCGTCGACCGCTCCGGGTCCCCCTCGCCACCGAAGGTGACGCCGGCCATGACGGCGAAGACCGTGTTCCGGTTCGCCCTGCTCGGGTTCGCCTCCCTGCCGGTCCTCGTCGCGTACCAGCTGGTGCTCTACGTGGGCGCCGTCTCCGTGTTCGGCCCCATCCCGACGACCGGGCCGCGGGCACAGATCATCTCCGTGCTCAGCCTCGGCCTCGGGACGCTCACGCTGGCCGTCGCCTACCTGAAGTACTCCGACCGGGAGTGGTCGTTCGTCGACCTCCGGTTCCCGACGCTCCGTGACGTGGGCTGGGCCCTCGGTGGGTTCGTCATCCTGCTGCTCGGGTTCGTCGCCATCACCTCGCTCATCAACGCGCTCGGGCTCTCGACCGCCCAGCACAGCACCGCCCAGCAGGCCCAGCAGGGCGACCCCGCGCTGTTGCTCCCGCTCATCCCGCTCTCGCTGCTCGTCATCGGGCCGGGCGAGGAACTGCTCTACCGCAACGTCATCCAGAAGTCGCTGTACGACCACTTCAGCCGGGTCGGCGCGGTCGTCGTCGCCAGCGCCATCTTCGCGCTGGTCCACATCCCGGCCTACGCGACCGGCGGCGGTGTCGGGGCGATGGCGACCTCGCTCGCGGTCATCTTCGTGCTCGCGCTGGTGCTCGGCGGGGTCTACGCCCGGACCGACAACGTGCTCGTCCCGGCGTTCATCCACGGCGCCTACAACGCGCTGTCGTTCGCCGCCACCTACGTCGACCTCACGAACACGCCGGTCGAGAACGCCATCGTCACCCTCGCGACGCTGGTCTGA
- a CDS encoding DUF5812 family protein, whose product MSEKTATFLVTEADEGSVVLRDVDTGQIHTIDENDGYERHQVVGATIAPVPPMEVVWEVVEEDFRRTVELVDSDLSPTTQAMDIAADQSVGEVERVERAGTGEIHVLSVPPEDTEQAAADVLEDPETIARAARVQAVRVEVRRSVEEGVLNVRYLPD is encoded by the coding sequence ATGAGCGAGAAGACCGCGACGTTCCTCGTGACCGAAGCCGACGAGGGGTCGGTCGTCCTGCGCGACGTGGACACCGGCCAGATACACACCATCGACGAGAACGACGGCTACGAGCGCCACCAGGTCGTCGGCGCGACCATCGCGCCCGTCCCGCCGATGGAGGTCGTCTGGGAGGTCGTCGAGGAGGACTTCCGCCGGACCGTCGAACTGGTCGACAGCGACCTCTCCCCGACCACGCAGGCGATGGACATCGCCGCGGACCAGTCGGTCGGCGAGGTCGAACGCGTCGAGCGCGCCGGGACCGGCGAGATCCACGTGCTCTCGGTCCCGCCGGAGGACACCGAGCAGGCCGCCGCCGACGTCCTGGAGGACCCGGAGACCATCGCCCGCGCGGCGCGCGTGCAGGCCGTCCGGGTCGAGGTCCGGCGCTCCGTCGAGGAGGGCGTGTTGAACGTGCGCTACCTGCCGGACTGA
- a CDS encoding CopG family transcriptional regulator, whose product MTKRYSVVCGEDVSDQIEALAREYDLTEQAVLRQLIERGLEQVEN is encoded by the coding sequence ATGACGAAGCGGTACTCCGTCGTCTGCGGTGAGGACGTGAGCGACCAGATCGAGGCTCTCGCCCGGGAGTACGACCTCACCGAGCAGGCGGTGCTCCGACAGCTCATCGAGCGCGGCCTCGAACAGGTCGAGAACTAG
- the secF gene encoding protein translocase subunit SecF, with product MSKFEVPEVDYTRYSNRQLAAVPLALLAVALVVILGWYVMFGTPVGLSTDFTGGTELTVQTDTPRSELDAAFEEDIISKQRVQGPSITEPTYILTFGPESEGTDLADQAQANLQATCSNPDECEIIQSRQTTSPSFGSSARTTAAQGLFAAFLGMSILAFVFFRSFIPSIAIVVSAFSDIVIPLAAMNLLGIKLSLGTVAALLMLIGYSVDSDILLNNHVLRRSGGFYDSVNRAMQTGVTMTITSMAAMAVMTVVATLFGIELMASIGLVLVLGLAADLVNTYMLNLSLLRWYKLGEVNPQ from the coding sequence ATGAGCAAGTTCGAGGTACCGGAAGTAGACTACACCCGGTACTCGAACCGCCAGCTGGCGGCAGTTCCCCTCGCGTTACTCGCCGTCGCCCTGGTGGTCATACTCGGGTGGTACGTCATGTTCGGGACACCGGTCGGTCTGAGCACCGACTTCACCGGTGGGACCGAACTCACGGTACAGACGGATACGCCGCGGAGCGAACTCGACGCGGCCTTCGAGGAGGACATCATCTCGAAACAGCGGGTGCAGGGCCCGTCCATCACGGAGCCGACCTACATCCTGACGTTCGGCCCCGAGAGCGAAGGGACCGACCTCGCCGACCAGGCGCAGGCCAACCTGCAGGCCACCTGTTCGAACCCCGACGAGTGCGAGATAATCCAGTCGCGCCAGACGACCTCGCCGAGCTTCGGTAGCAGCGCCCGGACGACCGCCGCACAGGGCCTGTTCGCTGCGTTCCTCGGCATGAGCATCCTGGCGTTCGTCTTCTTCCGCTCGTTCATCCCGTCCATCGCCATCGTCGTCTCGGCGTTCTCGGACATCGTCATCCCGCTGGCCGCGATGAACCTCCTCGGCATCAAGCTCTCGCTGGGGACGGTCGCGGCACTCCTGATGCTCATCGGGTACTCGGTGGACTCGGACATCCTGCTGAACAACCACGTCCTCCGGCGCTCCGGTGGGTTCTACGACAGCGTCAACCGCGCGATGCAGACCGGTGTGACGATGACCATCACCTCCATGGCCGCGATGGCCGTGATGACCGTCGTCGCGACGCTGTTCGGTATCGAGCTGATGGCCTCCATCGGCCTCGTGCTCGTCCTCGGCCTCGCGGCGGACCTCGTCAACACCTACATGCTCAACCTCAGCCTGCTTCGCTGGTACAAGCTCGGGGAGGTGAACCCGCAATGA